The genomic segment TGCCTCACGGCGGGCGAGACGCTCGGCGATGTCCTTGCGGGTCTCTTCCATGATGCGCTTGGCGTCGGCCTTGGCCTGTTCGATCATGGCCTCGGCTTCCTTGTCGGCGTCCTGAGCCTTGCGCTCAGCAGCAGCGAGCGCGTCAGCGGCCTGTTCGCGGAGGCTGGCGGCTTCTTCCAGTTCCTTGCGGATGGCGTCTGCGCGGGCATCAAGGCCACCCAGAACCGTTTTGAAGGCACCCATGCGCCACGCGATGGCGACGAAGCCACACAGGGCCAGGAACGCGGTGAAGGTGACAGGGTCGGTCGCGGCATAAGCCAGGCCGCCCAGGAAGCCGCCACCGCCATGGCCGCCAGCGGCGCCATGTTCGGTTTCAGCGGCAAAGGCCGGCAGAGCCGATGCAGCAATGGCTGAGAAGAGGACAATGCGTTTCATGGTCTTACTTCTTCTCCATTGCGGCAGAGACGGCAGACTTCAGGTCGCCGGCAGACGCCTTCAGACCGAACCGGGCGGTCATGGCTTCGGCGGTATCGACAGCGATCTGCTCGACATTTGCCATGGCGTTCGAACGAAGCGTCGCGATGCGGGCATCGGCCGTTTCGAGTTTCTTGGCGATCTCGGCATCGACGCGAGCGGTTTCGGCGGCCATCTCGGCCTCCATCTTCTCGCTCGCCTTTTCCGAGGTTTCGCGGGCCTTGTTACGGGCCTGCGCGACGCGCAGTTCGAGGGCCTGCTGGGCTTCGGTGGCCTGATCGTTCAGGCGGGCTGCCTGATCGAGATCTGAAGCGATCCGGTCAGAACGCTTTTCCAGCGTGTCGGACAGTTTCGGCAGGATCCAGCGCGACATTGCCAGATACAGCGTCGTGAACAGGATGACGAGCCAGAACAGCTGGCCCGGCATGTGCCAGGTCTCGAACGGCGGGAACGCCGGCGGCGTATCTTCCGGAAGATGCTCGCTGGCGGAGCTTTCGGCTAGCAATGCAAACAGCATCGGAGGGACCTCTGTGTCGGAATCGACAGGATCGGGCCGGCCGGCACTGGTGCCGCCGGCCCGTTCAGTCTGGACGTCGGTCTGTTAGACGACGAACAGGATCAGGATGGCGACGAGGAACGACAGGATGCCGAGAGCCTCGGAGAGGGCCATACCGATGAAGAGGTTGCCGGTCTGCTGCGGTGCAGCGGACGGGTTGCGCATGGCGGCGTCGAGGAACGAGCCGAAGATGTTGCCCACACCGATTGCAGCGCCGATCATGCCGAGCGTTGCGAGGCCAGCGCCGACATATTTGAGGCCGAGGGTGATATCGCCTTCCATTGGGTGTCTCCTTGTTGGAATGCTTAAGGTTTCTAAAGTTTGCCGCCCGTGAAGCGTGTTCGGTGGGAGGCGTCAAGCGGTTTTGGTGCGGCTGAGGCGCCGCACCGGCGAACAGGGTCCTAGTGTGACGGGTGCAGCGCGTCGTTGAGATAGACGCAGGTCAGGATCGCGAAGACGTATGCCTGAAGGCCAGCAACCAGGAATTCGAGCGCGTTGAGCGCCACGCCCATGGAGAAGGCGAGGATCGCCACCGGAACATAGGCAATGCCGGCGCCGATCAGCGTGACAGCGAAGCCGGCGAACAGCTTCAGCATGATGTGGCCGGCCAGCATGTTGGCGAACAGACGCAGCGCCAGGGTCAGCGGACGGGCGAAGAACGAGATGACCTCGATCGGCACCAGAAGGAAGTAGATCAGGAACGGTGCGCCGGACGGGGCAAACAGTTTGAAGAATTTCAGACCGTTCTTGTAGAAGCCGTAGCCGATCACGATGGAGATCACGAGCAGGGCGAGCGCGGCCGTCACGATGATGTGGCTCGTCGTGGTGAAGGCGTACGGCACCATGCCGATCATGTTCGCGAAGAAGATGAAGAAGAAGAGCGTGAAGACGAACGGGAAGAATTTCAGGCCTTCCTCGCCGGCTGCACCGCGCACCATGTCAGCGACGAAGCCATAGCCGATCTCGGCCATCGACTGCAGGCGGGACGGCACGAGCAGGCCTTTCGAAGCGGCCACGCCGAAGAAGGCGATGGTCAGCACGACGCCAAGCAGCATGAAGCCGGAGGCGTTGGTAAAGGACAGGTCGACTCCACCGATATTCAGGTCCAGCCATTTGCTGACCTGGAACTGGTGGATCGGATCGATCGCGGCGCTCGGCAACAGGAAGTTCATTCGTCCTCAGTCCCGTCTTCTTTTTTCGGGGCATCTTGCCCCTGTGTCATTTCCAGCGCCCGAGCATTCAGCTCTTTATAGGCGCGCATTATGGCCCGGATGCCTGCGACGAAACCGAGGGTCCCGCCAATCAGCAATCCCCAGGGTTCCGAGCCTGCGAACTTGTCGATCCAGAAGCCGAAAAAGCCTCCGACAAAGACATTGGCGACGAATTCGGCGCCGTATCGCAGGGCATAGCCCCCTGCCGAGAGACTGGTCCCGTCTGCCTGTTCATCGCGCCGCTTTCTTGCCTCACGCTCATCGCGGGCCGCCTTTGCCTTGGCGATGCGCTCGCCGAGGTCGTTCGGTCCCTCGTTGGACATGATTTCAGATGCTCCGCAGCCGCGAATCCTTGACGACGGGGCTTCCCCCCGGATTTCGGCGCAAACTATGTAGGCAGGCTGTGCAAGTCAACCGGATATGCAGAACGCTACATCACTGATTTTATTAAGTTTGTGTTGCGGATGTGTGCGCTACTCCGCCGCAACAAGCTCTTCAGCGGCCTGCAGGTCCACAGAAACCAGCTTTGAAACGCCCTGTTCGCGCATCGTAACCCCGAAAAGACGGTCCATTCGGCTCATCGTGACCGGGTTGTGCGTGATGACCACGAAGCGGGTATCCGTGCGCTGGCGCATTTCGTTCAGCATGTTGCAGAAACGGTCGACGTTTGCGTCGTCCAGCGGGGCGTCCACCTCGTCCAGCACACAGATCGGGGCCGGGCGTGACAGGAAGACAGCGAAGATAAGTGCGGCGGCGGTCAGCGCCTGCTCACCGCCGGACATCAGGTTCAGCGTGCCCAGCTTCTTGCCGGGCGGCTGGGCGAAGATTTCGAGGCCGGCCTGCAGCGGGTCGTCCGCGTCGACGAGACGGAGTTCGGCCTGGCCGCCGCGGAACAGCGCCGTGAACAGGGCCTTGAAGTGCTCGTTGACCTGCTCGAACGCCTTCACGAGCCGGTCGCGGCCTTCCTCGTTCAGGGCTTCGACGCCCTGGCGCAGCTTGGCGATGGCCTTGGCCAGATCTTCCCGCTCGATGACCTGCGCGCCGAGGCGCTCTTCCATCTCGGCGGCTTCTTCCTCGGCTTCGGGGTTCACACCGCCCAGCTGGTCGCGGGTGCGGCGCAGGTCTTCGACGCGGCGTTCGATGTCGCGAGGTGTGAACTCGCCGATATCTTCTTCGTCGAGCCCAGCTTCGGCAATGGCCAGCAGGCCTTCCGGCGTGCGCTGGAAATTGTTGCGGGCGTTCTCGACCGATTCTTCGAGGCGGCTTTCCGCCGTTTCGAGTTTCACTTTCCAGCCGGCGAGGGATTCGCGCGCCTCAGAGGCAGCAGCGGAGGCGCGGCGGGCAGCAAACTCTGCATCCCGAATCGCGGCTTCCTTCTCGGCGAGACGGTCGGCGGACTTCTGACGCTCGGTTTCCAGACCGGCGACTTCAGCGGACATCGTCTCGATCTCTGCTGCAAGTTGCTGCGGACGAGTCTTCGCCGCCAGCGCTTCAGCCGCAGCGGCAGAGCGGCGCTCCAGCAGACGGCCGACCCGTTCGGAGGCCGCGGTGATGCGGCTGGTCCAGGTCTGCACATCCCGTTCCAGCCCCTGACGTCGGGCGGCGGCCTGTTCGCGGCCGCGCGTGATGTCTGTCAGGCGGCCCCGGGCTTCGATCTCGGCAGAGCGGTTTGCGGCCACGGCCGCGCGCGCTTCGGCAAGGCGGGCTTCCAACTGGCTTTCCTGCTCGCGGCTGTCGGACGGGGCGATCAGGGCGAGGTTTTCATTGACGATGGAGAGTTCCGACTCGGCGCGGGACAGGGCTTCACCGGCAGTGTCGCGTTTCATGGCCGCGCGTTCGGAGGCCTGGGCCGCTTCGGCGACCGTGCTGCGTGCCATGTTCAGGGCGCGCTGGGCCGGGCCGACCTCATAGCGGCAGTTGCGCAGCGTCTCTTCGGCAGCGATCCGGGCCTCGCGAGCCGAGATGAACTCCGCTTCGCGTGCTTCCAGCGTTTCCTGCAGCGGGCCCAGTTCGGCAAGCGCAGCTTCGAGCCGGGCCTGTTGTTCAAGACGTGCGGCCGCGCTGACCGGGGCATCCGGCGTGCGGGCAAATCCGTCCCAGCGCCAGAGATGGCCTTCGGCAGAAACCAGACGCTGGCCCGGTTTCAGCAGGAGTGCGAGGCGCGGGCCGTCCGCCGCATCGACCAGGCCGCATTGCGACAGGCGCGCGGCCAGTTCGCCCGGAGCGTCCGTGTACTGAGACAGCGGTGTCGCACCATCCGGCAGCATCTGGGCTACCGCATCGGCGCCGCCCCAATACATTGCGGCGGCCTTGTCGGTCGGGGCTTCGATGTCATCGCCGAGGGCAGCGGCAACGGCTTTCTCAAACCCGTCGCGCGTCCGGATGCGTTCGACAACTGGCGGGGCGCTCGGGCCTTCGGCCTTGCGCAGCAGTTTCCGCAGACCGCCGATTTCCGCTTCCAGCTCGCGGACGGCGCCGGCGGCTTCGTCGCGCGGTGGCTGGGCGGCGGTTTCTGCATCACGTGCGGCGGCCAGACGCTGCTCAGCCTCTTCCACACCACGTTCCGCCGCCTGTAGCGCAGCTTCGGCTTCTTCCTCTGCGGCCTTTGCTGCCTTCAGTTTGCTGACGAGCGTAACGGCGTCTTCCAGCGCGGCCATGTCGGCGCGGAGGCGATCGACTTCCGAGGTCAGCTGCGCCTTGCGGCGGGTCTGGGCGGCCGCCTGATCCTCCGATGCCTGACGGCGGGCGCGGGCTTCGGACAGGCGCGCCTGAGCGTCGTCAGCAGCCTGTTCGGCTTTGACCAGTTCGGCGCGGGCAGCTTCCAGCGCGGCGCGGGTCTGCGCTTCGGTCTCGGCATTTGCGGCTTCATCCTCGACCGGCAGGGCCGAGAGTTCGAACTTTGCGTGCGCCAGCGCGTCTTCGGCTTCGGTCTTTGCCGTCTGTTCGCGCTCGATGTCTTCCATCAGGCGCGTGGCTTCCGCTTCGAGGCGGGCATGCGCGTCAGAGGCGGACTTGCATTCGGTTTCCAGTTTCGCCAGCGCGATGCGCGCCTGGCCGAGCTTCGCCGCGACGATGCTTTCGGCTTCGCGCAGCGGGGCAAGGCCTTCGGCCGCTTCGATACGGGCCGCTTCGCAGGTCGCGTCCCGACGGGAGGCTTCCTCGACCTGGCGTTTGGTCTCTTCCAGTTTCGCGCGTGCCGTCTCGCAGGCAAGCTTTGCCTCGTGCCAGCGCAGATGGGCAACCAGGGCGTCGAGCGCGAAAATCTCTTCGGACAGTTTCTTGTAGCGGCGGGCCTTGGCGGCCTGCCGTTTCAGGCTTGCCAGCTGGCGCTCCACTTCGGCGGACACTTCGGACAGGCGTTCGAGATTTGCCTCCGCCGCATTCAGCTTCAGCTCGGCTTCGTGGCGGCGGGTGTTGAGACCCGCAATGCCGGCGGCTTCTTCAAGGATGCGGCGGCGGTTCTGAGGCTTCGATCCGATCAGTTCGGAGATCTGTCC from the uncultured Hyphomonas sp. genome contains:
- a CDS encoding ATPase, giving the protein MKRIVLFSAIAASALPAFAAETEHGAAGGHGGGGFLGGLAYAATDPVTFTAFLALCGFVAIAWRMGAFKTVLGGLDARADAIRKELEEAASLREQAADALAAAERKAQDADKEAEAMIEQAKADAKRIMEETRKDIAERLARREALAEARIARAEAEATEEVRRAAADAATEAARRLLAGDTAVDQFEKAAREIEKALTN
- a CDS encoding F0F1 ATP synthase subunit C → MEGDITLGLKYVGAGLATLGMIGAAIGVGNIFGSFLDAAMRNPSAAPQQTGNLFIGMALSEALGILSFLVAILILFVV
- a CDS encoding F0F1 ATP synthase subunit A is translated as MNFLLPSAAIDPIHQFQVSKWLDLNIGGVDLSFTNASGFMLLGVVLTIAFFGVAASKGLLVPSRLQSMAEIGYGFVADMVRGAAGEEGLKFFPFVFTLFFFIFFANMIGMVPYAFTTTSHIIVTAALALLVISIVIGYGFYKNGLKFFKLFAPSGAPFLIYFLLVPIEVISFFARPLTLALRLFANMLAGHIMLKLFAGFAVTLIGAGIAYVPVAILAFSMGVALNALEFLVAGLQAYVFAILTCVYLNDALHPSH
- a CDS encoding AtpZ/AtpI family protein; the protein is MSNEGPNDLGERIAKAKAARDEREARKRRDEQADGTSLSAGGYALRYGAEFVANVFVGGFFGFWIDKFAGSEPWGLLIGGTLGFVAGIRAIMRAYKELNARALEMTQGQDAPKKEDGTEDE
- the smc gene encoding chromosome segregation protein SMC, with amino-acid sequence MQITELRIAGFKSFVDPQDLPVEPGLTGIVGPNGCGKSNLLEALRWAMGASSARAMRGGEMDDLIFSGSAGRPARETAEVSLILDNSKRTAPPEFNGSDTLEIVRRIRRGAGTSYKLNGRTVRGKDITLLFADASTGANSPALVRQGQISELIGSKPQNRRRILEEAAGIAGLNTRRHEAELKLNAAEANLERLSEVSAEVERQLASLKRQAAKARRYKKLSEEIFALDALVAHLRWHEAKLACETARAKLEETKRQVEEASRRDATCEAARIEAAEGLAPLREAESIVAAKLGQARIALAKLETECKSASDAHARLEAEATRLMEDIEREQTAKTEAEDALAHAKFELSALPVEDEAANAETEAQTRAALEAARAELVKAEQAADDAQARLSEARARRQASEDQAAAQTRRKAQLTSEVDRLRADMAALEDAVTLVSKLKAAKAAEEEAEAALQAAERGVEEAEQRLAAARDAETAAQPPRDEAAGAVRELEAEIGGLRKLLRKAEGPSAPPVVERIRTRDGFEKAVAAALGDDIEAPTDKAAAMYWGGADAVAQMLPDGATPLSQYTDAPGELAARLSQCGLVDAADGPRLALLLKPGQRLVSAEGHLWRWDGFARTPDAPVSAAARLEQQARLEAALAELGPLQETLEAREAEFISAREARIAAEETLRNCRYEVGPAQRALNMARSTVAEAAQASERAAMKRDTAGEALSRAESELSIVNENLALIAPSDSREQESQLEARLAEARAAVAANRSAEIEARGRLTDITRGREQAAARRQGLERDVQTWTSRITAASERVGRLLERRSAAAAEALAAKTRPQQLAAEIETMSAEVAGLETERQKSADRLAEKEAAIRDAEFAARRASAAASEARESLAGWKVKLETAESRLEESVENARNNFQRTPEGLLAIAEAGLDEEDIGEFTPRDIERRVEDLRRTRDQLGGVNPEAEEEAAEMEERLGAQVIEREDLAKAIAKLRQGVEALNEEGRDRLVKAFEQVNEHFKALFTALFRGGQAELRLVDADDPLQAGLEIFAQPPGKKLGTLNLMSGGEQALTAAALIFAVFLSRPAPICVLDEVDAPLDDANVDRFCNMLNEMRQRTDTRFVVITHNPVTMSRMDRLFGVTMREQGVSKLVSVDLQAAEELVAAE